A part of Deltaproteobacteria bacterium genomic DNA contains:
- a CDS encoding DUF362 domain-containing protein produces the protein MSARVAIRKCPSYDEALVAERVSEAVELLGGMERFVSPGERILIKPNLLSAKPPEAAVTTHPAVVKAVIELVRRAGAEPLVGDSPGIGSARKIAQRCGVMDACLETGTEFVEFKNLVRVDNPDGAVFKRLEIAGEVLDADGVINLPKLKTHAQMLLTMAVKNVFGCVPGARKPQWHLTAGIDTGRFADMLVDLYRFVAPRLNILDAVVSMEGNGPASGEPRHTGLVMASDDAPALDAVAASLLGVAPRRLALLEAARRRRAGETDLARIEVAGEDPETCRIGGFELPPLVGLNFAERLPPFLEKRLRKALTSRPHIDEGACTLCGVCVSVCPAGVMEKRDAIVIDYDGCIRCYCCQEACPSRAIDTREGWLKRLIPGM, from the coding sequence ATGTCGGCCCGTGTCGCCATACGCAAGTGTCCCTCCTACGACGAGGCCCTCGTGGCAGAGCGTGTCTCCGAGGCCGTGGAGCTTCTCGGCGGCATGGAGCGCTTCGTCTCGCCCGGCGAACGCATCCTCATAAAGCCCAACCTCCTCTCGGCAAAGCCCCCGGAGGCGGCCGTAACGACCCACCCGGCCGTCGTGAAGGCCGTCATAGAGCTTGTCCGCCGGGCCGGGGCCGAGCCGCTCGTGGGAGACAGCCCCGGCATAGGCAGCGCCCGCAAGATAGCGCAGCGCTGCGGCGTCATGGACGCCTGCCTCGAGACGGGGACGGAGTTCGTCGAGTTCAAGAACCTTGTGCGGGTCGACAACCCCGACGGCGCCGTCTTCAAGCGCCTCGAGATCGCCGGCGAGGTCCTCGACGCCGACGGCGTCATAAACCTCCCCAAGCTCAAGACCCACGCCCAGATGCTGCTGACCATGGCGGTAAAGAACGTCTTCGGCTGCGTGCCGGGCGCGAGAAAGCCCCAGTGGCACCTGACGGCGGGCATAGACACGGGCCGCTTCGCCGACATGCTCGTGGACCTCTACCGTTTCGTGGCGCCGAGACTGAACATCCTCGACGCCGTCGTCTCCATGGAGGGCAACGGCCCGGCGAGCGGAGAGCCGAGGCACACGGGGCTTGTCATGGCCTCGGACGACGCCCCGGCGCTCGACGCGGTGGCCGCCTCGCTCCTCGGCGTCGCCCCCCGGCGGCTCGCGCTCCTGGAGGCGGCAAGGCGCCGGCGCGCCGGAGAGACGGACCTTGCAAGGATAGAGGTCGCCGGCGAAGACCCGGAGACTTGCAGGATCGGGGGCTTCGAGCTGCCGCCCCTTGTGGGGCTCAACTTCGCCGAGAGACTCCCGCCCTTCCTCGAAAAGAGGCTGCGCAAGGCCCTCACCTCGCGCCCCCACATAGACGAGGGCGCCTGCACGCTCTGCGGCGTATGCGTGAGCGTCTGCCCCGCTGGTGTCATGGAAAAGCGCGACGCCATAGTCATCGACTACGACGGCTGCATACGCTGCTACTGCTGCCAGGAGGCGTGCCCGTCGCGGGCCATAGACACGAGGGAGGGGTGGCTGAAGAGACTCATACCGGGGATGTAA
- the ybgF gene encoding tol-pal system protein YbgF, producing the protein MKELTASLACAMALAVLLTGCGPGGVVVTREQAQMSENVNRLLKDSEAMKKRAAAIEAAIRRLDKKAVEGMSSNRGNIEKLKLDLDRLSRSLGELDYARSSDVEALGGRLEELQGALARADARFDELDLAVKTVRAETAADVDKVREEFAFVRGGLEENIHEIENLGERLEALAQSLDEVGERIARVEDSVMEQSRAIEQAKEKAGEYRAPLEVLDKRLDTITAELALLKDRISRLDAPLEEVDRRLTDMEARIARLESRPAAAAKPPAAARKEAAPDPAELYTAGYRQTMERDYENALETFRRFLSLYPDQELSDNAQYWIAEIYYAKGDWERAVLEFNKVIKQYPEGDKVAAALLKQGYAFEKLGAVKEARVLLEEVVKRHPNSPEADKARRKLKTLKAAP; encoded by the coding sequence TTGAAGGAGCTGACAGCATCGCTCGCCTGCGCCATGGCCCTCGCCGTCCTTCTCACAGGGTGCGGCCCCGGGGGGGTGGTCGTCACCAGGGAGCAGGCGCAGATGTCCGAGAACGTGAACCGTCTCCTCAAGGACTCGGAGGCGATGAAGAAGAGGGCCGCCGCCATCGAGGCGGCCATCCGACGGCTCGACAAGAAGGCCGTCGAGGGCATGAGCAGCAACAGGGGCAACATCGAAAAGCTCAAGCTCGACCTCGACAGGCTCTCAAGGTCGCTCGGAGAGCTCGACTACGCCCGGAGCTCGGATGTCGAGGCCCTCGGCGGGCGGCTCGAAGAGTTGCAGGGCGCGCTCGCCCGCGCCGACGCCCGCTTCGACGAGCTCGACCTTGCCGTCAAGACCGTAAGGGCCGAGACGGCGGCCGACGTGGACAAGGTGCGCGAGGAGTTCGCCTTCGTGCGCGGCGGGCTCGAAGAGAACATCCACGAAATAGAGAACCTCGGCGAGAGGCTCGAGGCGCTGGCGCAGTCGCTCGACGAGGTGGGGGAGAGGATCGCCCGGGTCGAGGACTCGGTCATGGAGCAGAGCAGGGCCATCGAGCAGGCCAAAGAGAAGGCCGGGGAGTACAGGGCCCCGCTCGAGGTGCTGGACAAACGCCTCGACACCATTACGGCGGAGCTTGCGCTCCTCAAGGACCGGATATCCCGGCTCGACGCGCCGCTTGAGGAGGTGGACCGCCGGCTGACGGATATGGAGGCGCGCATCGCCCGCCTCGAGTCGAGGCCCGCTGCCGCCGCCAAGCCGCCGGCAGCGGCCAGGAAGGAGGCCGCCCCGGACCCGGCCGAGCTCTACACCGCCGGCTACCGCCAGACCATGGAGCGGGACTACGAAAACGCGCTCGAAACCTTCAGGCGCTTCCTCTCCCTCTACCCCGACCAGGAGCTCTCGGACAACGCCCAGTACTGGATAGCGGAGATATACTACGCCAAGGGCGACTGGGAGAGGGCGGTTCTCGAATTCAACAAGGTCATAAAGCAGTACCCCGAGGGCGACAAGGTGGCGGCCGCGCTGCTCAAGCAGGGCTACGCCTTCGAGAAACTCGGCGCCGTGAAGGAGGCGCGCGTGCTGCTCGAAGAGGTGGTGAAGCGCCACCCCAACAGCCCCGAGGCCGACAAGGCGCGAAGAAAGCTCAAGACGCTGAAGGCCGCCCCTTGA
- the pal gene encoding peptidoglycan-associated lipoprotein Pal yields the protein MLAEESVEEAYGEKLGMAEPAAPAEPEEKAPRRYAAITPGGELTEQVEEMGRLYTIYFDFDRYTIKEEYADDLAKNAAWLIKNRDVRVRLEGHADERGDVEYNLALGQKRAESVKRYLVRLGVDPSRLSTLSYGEEKPAVPGHNEEAWARNRRVEFHVLD from the coding sequence ATGCTCGCCGAGGAGTCGGTGGAGGAGGCCTACGGCGAAAAACTCGGCATGGCCGAACCGGCGGCGCCGGCAGAGCCCGAAGAGAAGGCGCCGCGCCGCTACGCCGCCATAACGCCCGGCGGCGAGCTCACCGAGCAGGTCGAGGAGATGGGCAGGCTCTACACCATCTACTTCGACTTCGACAGGTACACCATCAAGGAGGAATACGCCGACGACCTGGCCAAGAACGCCGCATGGCTCATAAAGAACCGCGACGTCAGGGTCCGCCTCGAGGGCCACGCCGACGAACGGGGTGACGTGGAGTACAACCTCGCCCTCGGCCAGAAACGCGCCGAGAGCGTGAAGCGCTACCTCGTGAGGCTCGGCGTCGACCCGTCCAGACTCTCTACGCTGAGCTACGGCGAGGAGAAACCGGCCGTGCCGGGCCACAACGAGGAGGCCTGGGCCAGGAACCGCCGCGTCGAATTCCACGTGCTCGATTAG
- the tolB gene encoding Tol-Pal system beta propeller repeat protein TolB, which translates to MRLFFRTTLFVLLLLFSGGAAAKVYIDIEAPAGRRLPIAVQTFKNMSAAEEGPETAVLAEELYDTIVSDLSFTDLFDVIEREAYLEDPAAAGITRKETDFSDWRAIRAEALVKGGVKKEGGRLVFEVRIFDTVTEEQIFGKRYLGRVKSLRSIAHRFTDDLMERLTGKPGVFSTRLLFVSDRTGNKEIYICDYDGGNTRRITRNGSINLSPQWSPDGKRIIYSSYKNGRPSLYMLDLLTGREHVISDREGINIGGRWSPDGKRIILTLSVDESPELYTIDLDTMAAKRLTSNWGIDVSPTWSPDGRSVAYVSDTAGNPHIYMLDLQTGKKRRLTFEGKYNTSPAWSPDGKWIAWSSLGDDGRFDIWIMTADGGERRRLTSRGNNKTPSWSPDSRYIVFSSTREGATSLYIMGLDGSGLRKIDTGEGSAFSPAWSPYLR; encoded by the coding sequence ATGCGCCTGTTTTTCAGAACGACGCTCTTTGTGCTGCTCCTGCTCTTCAGCGGCGGAGCGGCGGCCAAGGTCTACATAGACATAGAGGCCCCCGCGGGCAGACGGCTTCCCATAGCCGTCCAGACCTTCAAGAACATGAGCGCGGCCGAAGAGGGCCCGGAGACGGCCGTACTCGCCGAAGAGCTCTACGACACCATCGTCTCGGACCTGTCCTTCACCGATCTCTTCGACGTCATAGAGCGCGAGGCCTACCTCGAGGACCCGGCCGCGGCCGGCATAACAAGGAAAGAGACCGACTTCAGCGACTGGCGGGCCATAAGGGCCGAGGCGCTCGTCAAGGGAGGCGTCAAGAAGGAGGGCGGGCGCCTCGTCTTCGAGGTGCGCATCTTCGACACCGTGACCGAAGAGCAGATCTTCGGCAAACGCTACCTCGGCAGGGTCAAGAGCCTTCGCAGCATCGCCCACCGCTTCACCGACGACCTCATGGAGAGGCTCACCGGCAAGCCCGGCGTCTTCTCCACGCGGCTTCTCTTCGTCTCCGACCGCACGGGCAACAAGGAGATCTACATCTGCGACTACGACGGCGGCAACACGCGGCGCATAACGCGCAACGGCTCCATAAACCTCTCCCCCCAGTGGTCGCCCGACGGAAAGCGCATCATCTACAGCTCCTACAAGAACGGCCGCCCCAGCCTCTACATGCTCGACCTCCTGACGGGCCGCGAGCACGTCATCTCGGACCGCGAGGGCATCAACATCGGCGGGCGCTGGTCGCCCGACGGAAAACGCATCATACTGACGCTGAGCGTGGACGAATCCCCAGAGCTCTACACCATAGACCTCGACACCATGGCCGCAAAGCGGCTCACCAGCAACTGGGGCATAGACGTCTCGCCCACCTGGTCGCCCGACGGCCGCTCGGTGGCCTACGTCTCCGATACGGCTGGAAATCCCCACATCTATATGTTAGACTTGCAGACCGGGAAGAAAAGGCGTCTCACCTTCGAGGGCAAATACAACACCAGTCCCGCCTGGTCGCCCGACGGAAAGTGGATAGCCTGGTCGAGCCTCGGCGACGACGGCCGCTTCGACATATGGATAATGACGGCGGACGGGGGCGAGCGCAGGAGGCTCACCTCAAGGGGCAACAACAAGACGCCGTCGTGGTCGCCCGACTCGCGCTACATCGTCTTCAGCTCCACGCGCGAAGGCGCCACGTCGCTCTATATCATGGGGCTGGACGGCTCGGGCCTGAGAAAGATCGACACCGGAGAGGGCAGCGCCTTCTCGCCGGCGTGGTCTCCCTACCTCAGGTAG
- a CDS encoding cell envelope integrity protein TolA: MQPGFTRVLGWSLAAHVTIIALALFAVGGEPRRIFYAPVYTVDIVDIRELRPEPRRVEPKKAAKKKKTVKKAVKKKAAPKKAGARKKAKKKAVVKKRARAEKKVKTAAKPAAKAPVRAKEAKPEKAPKAEPPKPKPPKAEPRKAEPRKAEPRKPETGKAEPRKETAEAVKERPAGEVSIEQTLAMIERRVREKEARELVAARVAEIEKKYRADEEARKKELGAIRSEIEELGRRKARQEEQADAARMRAEIEALRKSLAARAEAAARQERTVEIETRTEPAPARRAAGRLSRELLELRFKAYYNDVREKIKENWIYPGTEDSGLETWVSIRIDRDGRVTKSWIEKGSGSQLFDDSTLKAVTKAAPFEPLPEGMDSDFLEIGIRFCPGGCAGG; the protein is encoded by the coding sequence ATGCAGCCCGGGTTCACAAGGGTCCTCGGCTGGTCACTGGCCGCCCACGTCACGATCATCGCCCTCGCCCTCTTCGCCGTCGGGGGCGAGCCCCGAAGGATATTCTACGCGCCCGTCTACACCGTCGACATCGTGGACATCAGGGAGCTTCGGCCCGAGCCGAGACGGGTCGAGCCCAAAAAGGCAGCAAAGAAGAAAAAGACCGTCAAGAAGGCCGTCAAGAAGAAGGCGGCGCCGAAGAAGGCCGGGGCGAGGAAGAAGGCGAAAAAGAAGGCGGTGGTGAAGAAGAGGGCGAGGGCGGAAAAGAAGGTCAAGACCGCCGCCAAGCCCGCCGCCAAGGCGCCCGTCAGGGCGAAGGAGGCGAAACCGGAGAAGGCGCCGAAGGCGGAACCGCCGAAGCCGAAACCGCCGAAGGCGGAGCCCCGGAAGGCGGAACCCAGAAAGGCGGAGCCCCGGAAACCGGAGACCGGGAAGGCGGAGCCCCGGAAGGAGACCGCGGAAGCGGTGAAGGAGCGGCCCGCCGGCGAGGTCTCCATCGAGCAGACCCTCGCCATGATAGAGCGGCGTGTGAGAGAAAAGGAGGCCCGGGAGCTCGTGGCCGCGCGGGTGGCCGAGATAGAGAAGAAGTACAGGGCCGACGAGGAGGCGAGGAAGAAGGAACTCGGCGCCATACGAAGCGAGATAGAGGAGCTCGGCCGCAGAAAGGCGCGGCAGGAGGAGCAGGCCGACGCAGCCCGGATGAGGGCCGAGATAGAGGCCCTGAGAAAGAGCCTCGCCGCCAGGGCCGAGGCGGCCGCCCGGCAGGAACGGACCGTGGAGATAGAGACGCGCACGGAACCCGCCCCGGCCCGCAGAGCGGCGGGCAGGCTCTCGCGCGAGCTCCTGGAGCTCAGGTTCAAGGCCTACTACAACGACGTGCGCGAAAAGATTAAAGAGAACTGGATATACCCCGGCACCGAAGACTCGGGCCTGGAGACATGGGTCTCCATCAGGATAGACCGTGACGGCAGGGTCACGAAGTCGTGGATAGAGAAGGGATCGGGCTCACAGCTCTTCGATGACTCCACACTCAAGGCCGTAACGAAGGCGGCCCCCTTCGAGCCGCTCCCCGAGGGCATGGACTCGGACTTCCTCGAAATAGGCATAAGGTTCTGCCCCGGCGGCTGCGCGGGAGGATAA
- the tolR gene encoding protein TolR, whose product MEFNEPSRRRLLSTINVTPLVDVMLVLLIIFMVTAPMLQEGIEVNLPEVEAAAVKTPDEPLIVTIDRKGALFLNDKPLSPEALGRKLAAIAKRRPGELVLLRADREVPYGEVAAAMARIRRAGIVKIGMVTEHAPQPRP is encoded by the coding sequence ATGGAGTTTAACGAACCATCGAGACGCCGCCTGCTCTCGACCATCAACGTAACACCGCTGGTGGACGTCATGCTCGTGCTCCTCATCATCTTCATGGTCACCGCCCCCATGCTCCAGGAGGGGATCGAGGTGAACCTTCCGGAGGTCGAGGCGGCGGCCGTGAAGACGCCCGACGAGCCGCTCATCGTCACCATCGACAGGAAGGGGGCCCTCTTCCTGAACGACAAACCCCTCTCGCCCGAGGCCCTCGGCCGAAAGCTCGCCGCCATCGCCAAGCGCAGACCCGGTGAGCTCGTGCTGCTGCGGGCCGACAGGGAGGTGCCCTACGGCGAGGTGGCCGCCGCCATGGCCAGGATACGAAGGGCGGGGATCGTCAAGATAGGCATGGTTACCGAGCACGCCCCGCAGCCGCGGCCGTGA
- a CDS encoding Tol-Pal system subunit TolQ — MVWNAGPMVKFVMALLVGFSVVSWAIIVYKIKLLRRVEGETAVFYDLFWRNMDKKEFHKVLEAAREHPDTPLSGLFTAVSNEGRIGRDDLDRIKRILSKKIAEESMRLEAYTPFLATTGNTAPFIGLFGTVWGIMNSFRGISVKGAASLAVVAPGISEALVATALGLMAAIPAVVGYNHILSRIDRARADMQGFASDLLNAIEKELSRPAPREPKVERHGV; from the coding sequence ATGGTGTGGAACGCGGGGCCCATGGTGAAGTTCGTCATGGCGCTTCTGGTGGGCTTCTCCGTCGTCTCCTGGGCCATCATCGTCTACAAGATCAAACTGCTGCGCAGGGTCGAGGGCGAGACGGCCGTCTTCTACGACCTCTTCTGGCGCAACATGGACAAAAAGGAGTTCCACAAGGTCCTCGAGGCGGCCAGGGAGCATCCCGACACACCCCTTTCCGGCCTCTTCACGGCCGTATCCAACGAGGGGCGCATCGGCCGCGACGACCTCGACAGGATAAAACGCATCCTCTCGAAAAAGATCGCCGAGGAGTCGATGAGGCTCGAGGCATACACGCCGTTTCTCGCCACCACGGGCAACACGGCGCCCTTCATCGGACTCTTCGGCACGGTCTGGGGAATCATGAACTCCTTCCGCGGCATAAGCGTAAAGGGCGCGGCCAGTCTCGCCGTCGTCGCCCCGGGCATCTCGGAGGCGCTGGTGGCCACGGCCCTGGGACTCATGGCGGCCATCCCGGCCGTGGTGGGCTACAACCACATCCTCTCGCGCATAGACCGCGCGCGCGCCGACATGCAGGGCTTCGCCTCGGACCTGCTCAACGCCATAGAAAAGGAGCTCTCGCGGCCCGCCCCCAGGGAGCCCAAGGTTGAGCGCCATGGAGTTTAA